One segment of Labrus mixtus chromosome 10, fLabMix1.1, whole genome shotgun sequence DNA contains the following:
- the LOC132981983 gene encoding protocadherin alpha-8-like produces MISVLTMEQRRYEGRGARGHLLCCLVAVFLWSVAAAQIRYSVSEEVNEGTVVGNIAKDLGLDKSSLKGRKYRIVSSNTDPLFYVNQNDGILYVSRKIDREEVCAQSSTCLINLKTVLENPLEVHYIEVEVLDINDHSPSFPEKQIILEISESVLPGVRIPLKASSDPDGGPFSVQRYKLSPNDHFHLEVKDKGEDGKIPILIVQKSLDREAARSHSLVLTALDGGKPPKTGNVNILVNVLDINDNAPVFSQDVYSVMLDENAPVGTAVAQVNATDLDDGPNGEVVYSFSNSVSHRLLKTFDINPSTGEITVKGLINYEEKDRYEIEIQASDKGLAPLVTQKSVIIKIVDVNDNAPEIEVTSFSSSIPEDSRPGTTVALISVNDLDSGLNGKVFCSISDDVPFTLSPSLKDKMYSLVTKSPLDREKQSHYDLTITAKDAGQPPLSSEKTISVVVSDVNDNSPEFSLSPYTFYVAEANEPGTSVFSVKAFDRDEDDNALITYHILRDGSEGNKLSSFLNINSENGVITALKSFDFETVKTFQFQVVATDSGTPSLSSNVTVNVFILDQNDNAPVILYPVSSNGSAEGVEEIPRNVNAAHLVTKVRAYDADIGYNGWLLFSLQEVTEHSLFALDRYTGQIRTLRSFTETDEAEQKLVILVKDNGNVSLSATATVIVKVVEPKEAFAASDVKSATNDDEESNVTFYLMITLASVSALFLISIIVLIAMQCSKSTDYTSKYLQETNYDGTLCHSIQYRSGEKRYMLVGPRMSIGSTIVPGSHANTLVLPDRRRTSTEVGMLKHTLIYNNHYL; encoded by the coding sequence ATGATTTCTGTTTTAACCATGGAACAAAGAAGGTACGAGGGAAGAGGGGCGCGAGGACATTTACTCTGCTGCTTGGTTGCTGTCTTTTTGTGGAGCGTGGCCGCAGCGCAAATACGATATTCAGTCTCTGAAGAAGTTAACGAAGGAACTGTGGTTGGAAATATAGCAAAAGACCTGGGATTAGATAAGAGTTCATTGAAAGGCAGGAAGTATCGGATTGTTTCTAGTAATACAGATCCTCTTTTCTACGTGAATCAAAACGACGGTATCCTTTACGTGAGCCGGAAAATCGACAGAGAAGAGGTGTGTGCGCAGAGCAGTACGTGTTTGATAAATCTGAAAACTGTGCTAGAAAACCCCCTGGAGGTCCATTATATTGAAGTGGAAGTTCTGGATATAAATGATCATTCTCCCAGTTTCCCCGAGAAACAGATAATATTGGAGATTTCAGAGTCCGTTTTGCCCGGAGTCCGTATTCCGCTTAAAGCATCAAGCGATCCAGACGGAGGCCCTTTCTCTGTTCAGCGATATAAACTCAGCCCTAATGATCACTTCCATTTGGAAGTTAAAGATAAGGGAGAAGACGGTAAAATACCAATATTAATTGTGCAAAAGTCTTTGGATAGGGAGGCAGCGAGAAGCCACTCATTAGTGCTGACGGCACTTGATGGGGGGAAACCTCCGAAAACTGGCAATGTGAATATTCTAGTAAATGTTTTGGATATCAATGATAACGCGCCTGTTTTCTCTCAAGATGTTTATTCTGTGATGCTTGATGAAAACGCTCCAGTAGGCACAGCAGTCGCACAAGTGAATGCGACTGATTTAGATGATGGCCCAAACGGAGAAGTGGTTTATTCATTCAGCAACAGTGTCAGTCACAGATTACTTAAAACGTTTGATATTAATCCATCTACAGGTGAGATAACTGTTAAAGGCTTAATAAATTATGAAGAGAAGGACAGGTATGAAATTGAAATTCAAGCATCAGATAAAGGTCTGGCTCCACTAGTGACACAAAAAAGCGTCATAATTAAGATAGTTGACGTGAATGATAATGCACCTGAGATTGAAGTCACGTCATTTTCAAGCTCAATCCCTGAAGATTCCAGACCAGGAACTACAGTTGCTCTTATCAGTGTAAATGACCTGGACTCTGGTCTCAATGGAAAAGTTTTTTGTTCCATAAGTGATGATGTTCCGTTCACTTTATCACCATCactgaaagacaaaatgtattcattagtGACCAAATCGCCTctggacagagagaaacagtcacACTATGACCTGACAATAACTGCAAAAGATGCTGGTCAACCTCCATTATCATCTGAAAAGACAATAAGCGTCGTGGTGTCAGATGTGAATGACAACAGTCCTGAGTTTTCACTCAGTCCTTATACTTTCTATGTGGCTGAAGCTAATGAGCCAGGtacctctgtgttttctgttaaagCTTTTGATCGGGATGAGGACGACAATGCACTTATTACATATCATATTCTCAGAGATGGAAGTGAAGGAAAtaaattgtcttcatttttaaacattaatagtGAAAATGGAGTCATCACTGCACTGAAAAGTTTTGactttgaaacagtgaaaacgTTCCAGTTCCAAGTTGTGGCCACAGATTCTGGAACTCCGTCACTAAGCAGCAACGTCACAGTGAACGTGTTCATTCTGGATCAGAACGACAACGCTCCAGTCATCCTGTATCCAGTCAGCTCAAACGGTTCTGCTGAAGGTGTGGAGGAGATTCCCCGCAATGTGAACGCAGCACACTTGGTGACTAAAGTCAGAGCCTATGACGCTGATATAGGATATAACGGCTGGTTactgttttcactgcaggaagTGACTGAGCACAGTCTCTTTGCTTTGGACCGCTATACAGGACAGATCAGAACACTTCGCtcattcacagagacagacgaggCTGAGCAGAAACTGGTCATACTGGTCAAAGACAATGGAAACGTTTCCCTCTCTGCAACAGCTACTGTCATTGTCAAAGTTGTGGAGCCCAAAGAGGCTTTTGCTGCTTCTGATGTTAAAAGTGCAACAAACGATGATGAGGAGAGTAATGTcactttttatctcatgatAACTTTGGCCTCAGTTTCAGCACTTTTTCTCATCAGCATCATCGTGCTCATTGCAATGCAGTGCTCTAAATCCACAGACTACACTTCCAAATATCTACAAGAGACTAATTATGACGGGACACTGTGTCACAGCATCCAGTACAGATCTGGAGAGAAACGCTACATGTTAGTGGGACCCAGAATGAGTATAGGATCTACTATAGTCCCGGGCAGCCATGCCAACACACTGGTGCTCCCCGACAGGAGGAGGACATCTACTGAGGTAGGCATGTTAAAACACACTTTGATATATAACAACCACtatctttaa
- the LOC132981981 gene encoding protocadherin alpha-3-like → MEQRGHKARRTQGHFLYCLVAVLLWSVTAAEIRYSVPEEVNEGTVVGNIAKDLELDKSSLKDRKYRIVSSNTDPLFHVNQNDGILYVSRKIDREEVCAQSNTCLMNLKTVLEYPLEVHYVRVEVQDVNDHSPTFPEEETTLEISESVLPGARFQLKPARDLDSGQFSVQQYKLSNNDHFRLEVKNKGNDIKIPSLVVQKSLDREMARSHLLILTASDGGKPPKSGNMNLLINVLDVNDNAPEFSQDDYSVNLLENAPVGTAVVKVNATDLDEGPNGDVVYSFSHSINQNILNLFHIDALTGEITVKGLIDYEDNDIYEIEIKASDKGIAPLTTEKSVIIKIVDVNDNAPEIEVTSFSSCIPEDSRPGTTVALISVNDLDSGLNGKVICSISDDVPFILSPSIEDKMYSLVTQSPLDREKQSHYDLTITAKDAGQPPLSSEKTISVVVSDVNDNSPEFSLSPYTFYVAEANEPGTSVFSVKAFDRDENDNALITYHILRDGSEGNKLSSFLNINSENGDILALKSFDFETVKTFQFQVVATDSGTPSLSSNVTVNVFILDQNDNAPVILYPVSSNGSAEGVEEIPRNVNAAHLVTKVRAYDADIGYNGWLLFSLQEVTEHSLFALDRYTGQIRTLRSFTETDEAEQKLVILVKDNGNVSLSATATVIVKVVEPKEAFAASDVISATNDDEESNVTFYLMITLASVSALFLISIIVLIAMQCSKSTDYTSKYLQETNYDGTLCHSIQYRSGEKRYMLVGPRMSIGSTIVPGSHANTLVLPDRRRTSTEVGILKQMLLTLMFSCMLKVSIHSNLYETVSSDQAM, encoded by the coding sequence ATGGAACAAAGAGGACACAAGGCACGACGGACGCAAGGACATTTTCTCTACTGCTTGGTCGCTGTGCTTTTGTGGAGCGTGACCGCAGCGGAAATACGATATTCAGTCCCCGAAGAAGTTAACGAAGGAACTGTGGTTGGAAATATAGCAAAAGACCTGGAATTAGATAAGAGCTCATTGAAAGACAGGAAGTATCGGATTGTGTCTAGTAATACAGATCCTCTTTTCCACGTGAATCAAAACGATGGTATTTTGTATGTGAGCCGAAAGATTGACAGAGAAGAGGTGTGCGCACAGAGCAATACCTGTTTGATGAATTTGAAAACTGTACTAGAATACCCGCTTGAGGTGCACTACGTAAGAGTGGAGGTTCAAGATGTAAACGACCACTCTCCCACTTTTCCAGAGGAAGAGACAACGTTAGAGATTTCGGAGTCCGTGTTGCCCGGAGCAAGATTTCAGCTAAAACCGGCACGGGATCTAGACAGTGGTCAATTCTCTGTACAGCAATATAAACTGAGCAACAATGATCACTTTCGATTGGAAGTTAAGAATAAAGGCAACGACATTAAAATACCATCATTGGTTGTTCAGAAATCTTTAGACAGAGAAATGGCGCGAAGCCATTTATTAATTTTGACGGCAAGTGATGGGGGTAAACCTCCGaaatctggtaatatgaatCTTCTTATAAATGTGTTGGATGTCAACGATAACGCGCCAGAATTTTCGCAAGACGATTATTCTGTAAACCTCCTTGAAAATGCTCCAGTAGGTACAGCAGTCGTAAAAGTGAATGCAACTGATTTAGACGAGGGTCCAAATGGAGATGTAGtttattctttcagtcacaGTATAAATCAAAATATTCTAAATTTATTTCATATCGACGCATTAACAGGTGAGATAACTGTTAAAGGTTTAATCGATTACGAGGATAATGACATATACGAAATTGAAATTAAAGCTTCAGATAAAGGTATCGCACCTCTAACTACGGAGAAAAGCGTCATAATTAAGATAGTTGACGTGAATGATAATGCACCTGAGATTGAAGTGACGTCATTTTCAAGTTGTATCCCTGAAGATTCCAGACCAGGAACTACAGTTGCTCTTATCAGTGTTAATGACCTGGACTCTGGTCTCAATGGAAAAGTTATTTGTTCCATAAGTGATGATGTTCCGTTCATTTTATCACCATCTATAGaagacaaaatgtattcattagtGACCCAATCGCCTctggacagagagaaacagtcacACTATGACCTGACAATAACTGCAAAAGACGCTGGTCAACCTCCATTATCGTCTGAAAAGACAATAAGCGTCGTGGTGTCAGATGTGAATGACAACAGTCCTGAGTTTTCACTCAGTCCTTATACTTTCTATGTGGCTGAAGCTAATGAGCCAGGtacctctgtgttttctgttaaagCGTTTGATCGGGATGAGAACGACAATGCACTTATTACATATCATATTCTCAGAGATGGAAGTGAAGGAAAtaaattgtcttcatttttaaacattaatagtGAAAATGGAGATATTTTGGCGCTGAAAAGTTTTGactttgaaacagtgaaaacgTTCCAGTTCCAAGTTGTGGCCACAGATTCTGGAACTCCGTCACTAAGCAGCAACGTCACAGTGAACGTGTTCATTCTGGATCAGAACGACAACGCTCCAGTCATCCTGTATCCAGTCAGCTCCAACGGGTCTGCTGAAGGTGTGGAGGAGATTCCTCGCAATGTGAACGCGGCACACTTGGTGACTAAAGTCAGAGCCTATGACGCTGATATAGGATATAACGGCTGGTTactgttttcactgcaggaagTGACTGAGCACAGTCTCTTTGCTTTGGACCGCTATACAGGACAGATCAGAACACTTCGCtcattcacagagacagacgaggCTGAGCAGAAACTGGTCATACTGGTCAAAGACAATGGCAACGTTTCCCTCTCTGCAACAGCTACTGTCATTGTCAAAGTTGTGGAGCCCAAAGAGGCTTTTGCTGCTTCTGATGTTATAAGTGCAACAAACGATGATGAGGAGAGTAATGTcactttttatctcatgatAACTTTGGCCTCAGTTTCAGCACTTTTTCTCATCAGCATCATCGTGCTCATTGCAATGCAGTGCTCCAAATCCACAGACTACACTTCTAAATACCTACAAGAGACTAATTATGACGGGACACTGTGTCACAGCATCCAGTACAGATCTGGAGAGAAACGCTACATGTTAGTGGGACCCAGAATGAGTATAGGATCTACTATAGTCCCGGGCAGCCATGCCAACACACTAGTGCTccctgacaggaggaggacTTCTACTGAGGTAGGcatattaaaacaaatgttattaaCTTTGATGTTTTCATGTATGCTTAAGGTAAGCATTCATAGCAACCTTTATGAAACAGTTAGTTCTGACCAAGCAATGTGA
- the LOC132982554 gene encoding protocadherin alpha-3-like, protein MEQRRHKARWARGYFICCLVAVFLWSVASAEIRYSVSEEVNEGTVVGNIAKDLGLDKSSLKDRKYRIVSSNTDPLFHVNQNDGILYVSRKIDREEVCAESSTCLINLKTVLENPLEVHYVKVEIIDINDHSPTFPEEDKTLEISESVLPGARFQLKPARDLDSGQFSVQQYKLSNNDHFRLEVKDKGEDGKIPILVVQKSLDRETAASHSLLLTAMDGGKPPKSGHLKILVSVLDINDNAPVFFKDVYSVTLHENAPVGETVTQVNATDFDDGQNGEVVYSFSNSMNQNILNIFHINSLTGEITVQGLIDYEVKDRYEIEIEASDKGIAPLTTEKSVIIKIVDVNDNAPEIEVTSFSSSIPEDSRPGTTVALISVNDLDSGLNGKVICSISDDVPFTLSPSLQDKMYSLVTKSPLDREKQSHYDLTITAKDAGQPPLSSEKTISVVVSDVNDNSPEFSLSPYTFYVTEANEPGTSVFSVKAFDRDENDNALITYHILRDGSEGNKLSSFLNINSENGVITALKSFDFETVKTFQFQVVATDSGTPSLSSNVTVNVFILDQNDNAPVILYPVSSNGSAEGVEEIPRNVNAAHLVTKVRAYDADIGYNGWLLFSLQEVTEHSLFALDRYTGQIRTLRSFTETDEAEQKLVILVKDNGNVSLSATATVIVKVVEPKEAFAASDVKSATNDDEESNVTFYLMITLASVSALFLISIIVLIAMQCSKSTDYTSKYLQETNYDGTLCHSIQYRSGEKRYMLVGPRMSIGSTIVPGSHANTLVLPDRRRTSTEVSHYFVKTLAVC, encoded by the coding sequence ATGGAACAAAGACGACACAAGGCGCGATGGGCGAGAGGTTATTTTATCTGCTGCTTGGTTGCTGTCTTTTTGTGGAGCGTGGCTTCGGCGGAAATACGATATTCAGTCTCTGAAGAAGTTAACGAAGGAACTGTGGTTGGAAATATAGCAAAAGACCTGGGACTGGATAAGAGCTCGTTGAAAGACAGGAAGTATCGGATTGTATCTAGTAATACAGATCCTCTTTTCCACGTGAATCAAAACGATGGTATTTTGTATGTGAGCCGAAAGATTGACAGAGAAGAGGTGTGCGCAGAGAGCAGTACGTGTTTGATTAATCTTAAAACAGTGTTAGAAAACCCACTGGAGGTCCATTATGTTAAAGTGGAAATCATAGATATAAACGACCACTCTCCCACTTTTCCAGAGGAAGACAAAACGTTGGAGATTTCAGAGTCCGTGTTGCCCGGAGCAAGATTTCAGCTAAAACCGGCACGTGATCTAGACAGTGGTCAATTCTCTGTACAGCAATATAAACTGAGCAACAATGATCACTTTCGATTGGAAGTTAAAGACAAAGGAGAAGATGGTAAAATACCTATACTGGTTGTTCAAAAATCATTagacagagaaacagcagcAAGTCACTCGCTGTTACTGACGGCAATGGATGGGGGAAAACCTCCGAAATCTGGTCATCTGAAAATCCTCGTTAGTGTGTTGGATATAAATGATAATGCACCGGTTTTCTTTAAAGACGTTTACTCCGTGACGCTCCATGAAAACGCTCCAGTAGGTGAAACGGTTACACAGGTGAATGCAACGGATTTCGATGATGGCCAAAACGGGGAAGTGGTTTATTCATTCAGCAACAGCATGAATCAAaatatattgaatatttttcatATCAACTCATTGACAGGCGAGATAACTGTCCAGGGTTTAATAGATTATGAGGTGAAGGACAGGTATGAAATTGAAATTGAGGCATCAGATAAAGGTATCGCCCCTCTAACTACAGAAAAAAGCGTCATAATTAAGATAGTTGACGTGAATGATAATGCACCTGAGATTGAAGTGACGTCATTTTCAAGCTCCATCCCTGAAGATTCCAGACCAGGAACTACAGTTGCTCTTATCAGTGTCAATGACCTGGACTCTGGTCTTAATGGAAAAGTTATTTGTTCCATAAGTGATGATGTTCCGTTCACTTTATCACCATCCttacaagacaaaatgtattcattagtGACCAAATCGCCTctggacagagagaaacagtcacACTATGACCTGACAATAACTGCAAAAGACGCTGGTCAACCTCCCTTATCATCTGAAAAGACAATAAGCGTCGTGGTGTCAGATGTGAATGACAACAGTCCTGAGTTTTCACTCAGTCCTTATACTTTCTATGTGACTGAAGCTAATGAGCCAGGtacctctgtgttttctgttaaagCGTTTGATCGGGATGAGAACGACAATGCACTTATTACATATCATATTCTCAGAGATGGAAGTGAAGGAAAtaaattgtcttcatttttaaacattaattctGAAAATGGAGTCATCACTGCACTGAAAAGTTTTGactttgaaacagtgaaaacgTTCCAGTTCCAAGTTGTGGCCACAGATTCTGGAACTCCGTCACTAAGCAGCAACGTCACAGTGAACGTGTTCATTCTGGATCAGAACGACAACGCTCCAGTCATCCTGTATCCAGTCAGCTCCAACGGTTCTGCTGAAGGTGTGGAGGAGATTCCCCGCAATGTGAACGCAGCACACTTGGTGACTAAAGTCAGAGCCTATGACGCTGATATAGGATATAACGGCTGGTTactgttttcactgcaggaagTGACTGAGCACAGTCTCTTTGCTTTGGACCGCTATACAGGACAGATCAGAACACTTCGCtcattcacagagacagacgaggCTGAGCAGAAACTGGTCATACTGGTCAAAGACAATGGAAACGTTTCCCTCTCTGCAACAGCTACTGTTATTGTCAAAGTTGTGGAGCCCAAAGAGGCTTTTGCTGCTTCTGATGTTAAAAGTGCAACAAACGATGATGAGGAGAGTAATGTcactttttatctcatgatAACTTTGGCCTCAGTTTCAGCACTTTTTCTCATCAGCATCATCGTGCTCATTGCAATGC
- the LOC132981987 gene encoding protocadherin alpha-8-like: MEQRGCTARRERQWWIAVLVVLVVLWTGVSAQIRYSISEEVPDGSVVGNIAKDLGLDKAALKDRGYRIVAGSTEPLFQVNQNDGILYVKRRIDREEVCDRSSPCLINLKTVLENPLEIHYVGVEILDINDHSPVFPEKEKRLEISESALPGARFQLQAARDPDVGQFSIQQYKLSHNDYFRLEVKDRGEDRKVPFLVVQKQLDRETAGRHKLRLTAVDGGKPAKSGAIEITVDVLDVNDNSPVFVKELYSATLRENVPIGTVVIQVNATDLDQGANGEIIYSFGKEVDPKLITLFSVDTNTGEIKVMDHIDFEKSKSYEIDIQASDKGQVPLTTDRSVIITVLDVNDNAPEIEVTSFSSSIREDSKIGTTVALISVSDLDSGINGNVICTINEGVPFTLSPSLQENMYAVVTKSPLDRELVSKFDVTIIAKDTGDPSFSSKKTVSVLVSDVNDNSPEFSSIPYAFYITENNSPGASVFSVKALDRDENENALISYQILREETRDSTLSSFLNINSENGDILALKSFDFETVKTFQFQVVATDSGTPSLSSNVTVNVFILDQNDNAPVILYPVSSNGSAEGVEEIPRNVNAAHLVTKVRAYDADIGYNGWLLFSLQEVTEHSLFALDRYTGQIRTLRSFTETDEAEQKLVILVKDNGNVSLSATATVIVKVVEPKEAFAASDVKSATNDDEESNVTFYLMITLASVSALFLISIIVLIAMQCSKSTDYTSKYLQETNYDGTLCHSIQYRSGEKRYMLVGPRMSIGSTIVPGSHANTLVLPDRRRTSTEVRN, translated from the coding sequence ATGGAACAAAGGGGATGCACAGCACGGAGGGAGCGACAGTGGTGGATTGCCGTCTTGGTGGTTTTGGTTGTTCTATGGACCGGAGTCTCTGCACAGATCAGATATTCGATATCTGAAGAGGTTCCGGATGGATCCGTCGTTGGGAATATAGCTAAGGATCTGGGACTAGATAAGGCTGCACTCAAAGACAGAGGATATCGCATTGTAGCAGGATCAACTGAACCCCTGTTTCAGGTGAATCAAAATGATGGTATTTTGTATGTGAAAAGAAGAATAGACAGGGAGGAGGTGTGCGACCGAAGCAGCCCATGTTTGATCAATCTGAAAACAGTGCTAGAAAACCCACTAGAGATCCACTACGTTGGAGTGGAAATACTAGATATTAACGACCACTCGCCTGTATttccagagaaagagaaaaggctCGAGATTTCTGAGTCGGCCTTACCAGGAGCGAGATTTCAACTACAGGCTGCGCGAGACCCCGATGTAGGCCAGTTCTCCATCCAGCAATATAAACTCAGCCATAATGACTATTTTAGGTTAGAAGTGAAGGACAGAGGCGAGGACCGTAAAGTTCCATTTTTAGTTGTGCAGAAGCAGCTCGATAGAGAAACAGCCGGGAGACATAAGCTGCGCCTGACCGCAGTTGATGGGGGTAAACCGGCTAAATCTGGCGCTATAGAAATAACAGTGGACGTACTAGATGTTAATGACAACTCCCCGGTGTTTGTCAAAGAGTTATACTCTGCCACACTTAGAGAAAACGTCCCCATTGGCACTGTAGTGATTCAGGTAAATGCAACAGATTTGGACCAGGGTGCAAATGGCGAAATCATATATTCATTTGGTAAGGAAGTTGATCCAAAATTAATTACCTTGTTTAGTGTAGACACAAACACTGGTGAAATCAAAGTAATGGATCATATAGATTTCGAGAAAAGTAAAAGTTACGAGATTGACATTCAGGCATCTGATAAGGGACAAGTTCCGCTAACCACAGACAGAAGTGTTATAATAACTGTCCTTGATGTTAATGATAATGCCCCTGAGATTGAAGTGACATCATTTTCTAGCTCTATCAGAGAGGATTCAAAGATAGGAACTACAGTGGCCCTGATCAGTGTCAGCGACTTAGACTCTGGAATCAATGGAAACGTCATCTGCACAATCAATGAAGGTGTTCCTTTTACATTATCTCCATCTTTACAAGAAAACATGTACGCTGTCGTAACCAAGTCGCCCTTGGACAGGGAACTTGTCTCCAAATTTGATGTCACAATTATAGCGAAAGACACAGGTGACCCGTCATTCTCATCTAAAAAGACAGTAAGCGTCTTAGTTTCAGATGTAAATGACAACAGTCCAGAGTTTTCATCAATCCCCTATGCATTTTATATCACAGAGAATAACAGCCCAGGAGCCTCAGTATTCTCAGTAAAGGCATTAGATCgcgatgaaaatgaaaatgctttaaTTTCATATCAAATTCTAAGAGAAGAAACCAGGGATAGTACATTGTCCTCATTTCTAAACATTAATAGTGAAAACGGAGATATTTTGGCGCTGAAAAGTTTCGactttgaaacagtgaaaacgTTCCAGTTCCAAGTTGTGGCCACAGATTCTGGAACTCCGTCACTAAGCAGCAACGTCACAGTGAACGTGTTCATTCTGGATCAGAACGACAACGCTCCAGTCATTCTGTATCCAGTCAGCTCCAACGGGTCTGCTGAAGGTGTGGAGGAGATTCCCCGCAATGTGAACGCAGCCCACTTGGTGACTAAAGTCAGAGCCTATGACGCTGATATAGGATATAATGGCTGGTTactgttttcactgcaggaagTGACTGAGCACAGTCTCTTTGCTTTGGACCGCTATACAGGACAGATCAGAACACTTCGCtcattcacagagacagacgaggCTGAGCAGAAACTGGTCATACTGGTCAAAGACAATGGCAACGTTTCCCTCTCTGCAACAGCTACTGTCATTGTCAAAGTTGTGGAGCCGAAAGAGGCTTTTGCTGCTTCTGATGTTAAAAGTGCAACAAACGATGATGAGGAGAGTAATGTcactttttatctcatgatAACTTTGGCCTCAGTTTCAGCACTTTTTCTCATCAGCATCATCGTGCTCATTGCAATGCAGTGCTCCAAATCCACAGACTACACTTCTAAATATCTACAAGAGACTAATTATGACGGGACACTGTGTCACAGCATCCAGTACAGATCTGGAGAGAAACGCTACATGTTAGTGGGACCCAGAATGAGTATAGGATCTACTATAGTCCCGGGCAGCCATGCCAACACACTAGTGCTccctgacaggaggaggacTTCTACTGAGGTAAGGAACTAA